From one Montipora capricornis isolate CH-2021 chromosome 10, ASM3666992v2, whole genome shotgun sequence genomic stretch:
- the LOC138020402 gene encoding uncharacterized protein, translating into MKSRMRATAPLRSSKHLNVNQISAFEKKGTANHKCWLCKVSTHWTDQCQKFMSMSPSDRLKAVKENHSCFSCLKRAGRDHNVSNCSRRRQCSESFNGSQCKYFHHPLLHGANVTNSATALTVSSVAGSKQAILPVILVEILGSENVKRQGNLLLDSGAQVSLIKLSVADELGLKGKEVTITIAKVGGEEEELITKLFRVRIRSLVSRNVIHTVTAVGIPCISSDITEIKLSHVAGIFGLGKEEIRRKSGPVDLLVGIDHPKLHTGETREAANLIARQSPLGWVIFGATSGKHEQVNRVFSVKVPTPIDMTDFWTTETMGVAAKPCECEADKLSPVERRELKIIEDSCQRIGHQWLIPYPWKRDPKELPNNEAQAKKKLEAIESRLSKTPEHAAAYDRQMMEMTEMQFARKLTKQELETYKGPIHYIAHHEIVRPEKTTPIRIVFNSSASFQGHRLNDYWIKGPDLLNSLFGVTLRFRENEVAVTGDISKMYHRVLIPEQDQQVHRYLWRNMETNREPDVYVKTVLTFGDKPAPAMAQIALRKTADQAKDSYPEAAQVLKNNTYMDDICDSVHSVQKAKRLTTELDEVLLKGGFQVKGWLSNQSLENEIIRQENPEMKLLQGQTQEKILGTVWNHAKDMLLFNVNPPNDITLTKRTVLSQIARIFDPVGFAAAFLVRAKVGMQRLWQQGLEWDQELPSASREEWIRFFQEMGDLNHVTFERSLTPADAIALPILCIFSDASNEAFGTCAYVRWRTESNEYDTRFIAAKSRVAPLKPLTIPRLELQAAVLATRLYQSIAEESRLQFEKVVFFSDSNIVLSWIRSQARGFKPFVSARVAEIQSNSDPSQWRHVPGELNVADDVSRGIPAQRLIGRWKQGPEFLRLPEEEWPQENLTADLSEVDKERRKTQAILLTGSHEVIDCKKFSNWRKLVRTSAYVFRFIRNLRTRCQAKKLPETPGQQMQLSREPLAPQELEKAERYWVKESQKTLQDRLKRGELQQLSPFTDENGIIRVGGRVDEALVSYETKHPAMLPRDHWISLLITRIGHAGVATTVAKIRTKFWIIRAHDLAKSVKFRCVCCREIEARTETQLMADLPRTRLEPFTPPFHHTACDYFGPYKVKISRKTSTKHYGVIFTCMNTRAVHLELAVDYSAAEFMQTLRRFFATRGQPALMMSDNGSHLVGAERELREMIQGWNHKELKEFSAEKGMRWQFTTPGAPHQNGCAEALVKGAKKALKKAIGEQILTPFELYTCLLEVANLMNQRPIGRVPNDPDDGSYLCPNDMLLGRATSMVPQGPFRETRNPQHRVEFVQKIVDTFWRRWTRDVFPSLVPRKKWNAEKRTVRVDDIVIMEDSNYVRGNWTIGRIINVYPGRDGRVRNVKIKTATSEYKRPITKIVIIYPAEGYED; encoded by the coding sequence ATGAAATCTAGAATGAGAGCCACGGCACCGCTGAGAAGTTCTAAGCACCTAAACGTCAATCAGATATCAGCATTTGAGAAAAAAGGGACAGCAAACCACAAGTGCTGGTTGTGTAAGGTGTCAACCCACTGGACGGACCAGTGCCAGAAATTTATGTCAATGTCCCCCAGCGACCGTCTCAAGGCCGTCAAGGAGAACCAtagttgtttcagttgtctgaAAAGAGCTGGTCGTGATCATAATGTTTCCAACTGTTCCCGCAGACGCCAATGCAGTGAGTCATTTAACGGAAGTCAGTGCAAATACTTTCACCACCCATTGTTACACGGTGCCAATGTAACGAATTCCGCTACAGCCTTAACAGTTTCATCCGTTGCGGGCAGCAAACAGGCAATTCTTCCAGTCATTCTTGTGGAAATTCTGGGATCTGAAAATGTCAAAAGGCAAGGAAACCTGCTCCTGGACTCTGGTGCTCAGGTCAGCTTAATCAAGTTGTCAGTAGCAGACGAACTCGGTCTTAAGGGAAAGGAAGTCACCATCACCATAGCTAAAGTTGGAGGGGAGGAAGAAGAATTGATAACGAAGCTATTCCGTGTTCGCATCCGATCACTGGTGAGCCGAAATGTTATCCATACTGTTACAGCCGTGGGCATCCCGTGTATAAGCAGTGACATTACCGAAATAAAGCTCAGTCACGTTGCTGGAATTTTTGGCCTCGGAAAAGAGGAAATCCGCCGAAAAAGTGGCCCGGTTGACCTACTCGTTGGCATTGACCACCCAAAACTGCATACAGGTGAGACCAGGGAAGCTGCTAACCTTATAGCAAGACAGTCCCCCCTTGGCTGGGTAATATTTGGAGCCACATCCGGAAAACATGAACAAGTGAACCGCGTCTTTAGCGTAAAAGTCCCCACGCCTATAGACATGACTGACTTTTggacaacagaaacaatgggaGTCGCTGCCAAGCCTTGTGAATGTGAAGCTGACAAGTTAAGTCCCGTAGAACGCAGAGAATTGAAAATTATTGAAGACTCCTGTCAAAGGATTGGACACCAGTGGCTAATACCCTACCCATGGAAACGAGATCCGAAGGAACTGCCAAACAATGAAGCACAAGCTAAGAAGAAGCTGGAAGCAATTGAGAGCCGCCTGTCAAAAACACCGGAGCATGCAGCTGCCTATGACAGACAAATGATGGAAATGACAGAGATGCAGTTTGCACGCAAGCTCACAAAGCAGGAATTGGAGACATACAAGGGACCAATCCATTACATTGCCCACCACGAGATAGTGAGACCCGAAAAGACAACGCCCATCCGCATAGTCTTCAACTCATCTGCTTCATTTCAAGGTCACCGACTAAATGATTACTGGATAAAAGGGCCTGACCTGCTAAACAGCCTCTTTGGAGTCACCTTACGATTCAGAGAAAATGAAGTAGCTGTAACCGGAGATATCTCAAAGATGTATCACAGGGTTCTTATCCCCGAGCAAGATCAGCAAGTACACCGATATCTTTGGAGAAACATGGAAACTAATCGAGAGCCTGATGTTTATGTAAAGACGGTGCTGACGTTTGGAGATAAGCCTGCACCTGCTATGGCACAGATCGCTCTGAGAAAAACCGCAGATCAAGCAAAGGATTCGTATCCCGAAGCTGCCCAGGTATTGAAGAACAACACCTACATGGACGACATTTGTGATTCAGTCCATTCCGTTCAAAAGGCCAAGCGACTGACAACTGAGCTGGATGAAGTATTGCTGAAAGGTGGATTTCAAGTCAAGGGATGGCTCTCAAACCAGTCCTTAGAGAACGAAATTATCAGACAAGAGAATCCTGAAATGAAATTGCTGCAAGGCCAAACACAAGAAAAGATACTAGGAACTGTTTGGAATCATGCCAAAGACATGCTCCTGTTCAACGTTAACCCGCCTAACGACATTACTCTGACCAAGAGAACAGTACTCAGCCAGATTGCTCGAATATTTGATCCAGTTGGATTCGCAGCAGCCTTTCTAGTTCGCGCTAAAGTCGGAATGCAGCGTCTGTGGCAACAAGGCTTAGAATGGGATCAAGAGCTGCCTTCAGCATCACGGGAAGAATGGattcgtttcttccaagaaatGGGAGACTTGAATCACGTGACCTTTGAAAGATCCCTCACCCCAGCGGACGCGATTGCACTCCCAATACTCTGTATCTTTTCTGACGCATCCAACGAAGCGTTTGGAACCTGTGCCTACGTCAGATGGCGAACCGAGAGCAATGAGTATGACACACGATTCATAGCCGCCAAATCAAGAGTAGCCCCACTGAAACCGTTGACCATACCCCGCCTAGAACTACAAGCAGCAGTACTAGCAACCCGGCTATATCAGTCCATAGCAGAAGAGTCAAGACTGCAATTTGAGAAAGTCGTATTCTTCTCAGACAGCAACATCGTATTGTCATGGATTCGCAGTCAAGCGAGAGGGTTCAAACCGTTTGTGTCCGCCCGAGTCGCAGAAATTCAAAGCAATTCTGACCCGTCTCAGTGGAGACATGTCCCTGGAGAGTTAAATGTCGCTGATGACGTCTCTCGTGGCATACCGGCACAACGACTGATTGGCAGATGGAAGCAGGGACCAGAATTCTTACGACTGCCCGAGGAGGAGTGGCCTCAAGAAAACTTAACAGCTGACCTAAGCGAAGTAGACAAGGAACGCCGTAAAACTCAAGCCATTCTGCTCACCGGTTCCCATGAAGTTATCGACTGTAAGAAGTTTTCAAACTGGAGAAAACTTGTCAGGACAAGCGCCTATGTATTTAGATTCATCAGGAATCTACGTACCCGATGTCAAGCAAAGAAATTACCCGAAACCCCCGGACAGCAGATGCAATTGAGCCGTGAACCACTGGCGCCGCAAGAACTGGAGAAAGCCGAGAGGTACTGGGTCAAAGAAAGCCAGAAAACCCTCCAAGACCGCCTGAAGAGGGGAGAGCTCCAACAGCTGAGCCCGTTTACAGACGAAAACGGAATAATCAGAGTTGGAGGTCGAGTAGATGAAGCCTTAGTTTCCTATGAAACCAAACACCCTGCTATGCTTCCCCGGGACCACTGGATATCTCTTCTGATAACTCGAATTGGACACGCTGGCGTAGCAACCACAGTAGCGAAGATAAGGACAAAGTTTTGGATCATAAGAGCTCATGATTTGGCCAAGTCCGTAAAGTTCCGATGCGTGTGCTGCAGAGAAATTGAAGCAAGAACTGAAACACAACTTATGGCTGACCTGCCCAGAACTCGCCTGGAACCGTTCACGCCCCCATTTCATCATACAGCATGTGATTACTTTGGACCATACAAAGTTAAGATAAGCCGAAAAACAAGCACCAAGCATTATGGAGTAATCTTTACCTGCATGAACACGAGAGCTGTACACCTGGAGCTGGCAGTAGATTATTCTGCCGCTGAATTTATGCAGACGCTGAGACGATTCTTCGCCACCAGAGGACAACCTGCGCTAATGATGAGTGATAACGGTTCTCATCTTGTGGGCGCAGAGCGCGAACTCAGAGAGATGATCCAGGGGTGGAATCACAAAGAGCTAAAAGAGTTTAGCGCCGAGAAAGGAATGAGATGGCAGTTTACTACGCCCGGAGCACCACATCAAAATGGCTGCGCAGAAGCATTAGTTAAAGGCGCCAAGAAAGCTCTAAAGAAAGCAATTGGTGAACAAATCCTGACGCCATTTGAACTATACACCTGTTTATTGGAAGTCGCTAACCTGATGAATCAACGCCCCATTGGTAGAGTTCCTAACGACCCGGATGACGGCTCGTATCTGTGTCCAAACGACATGCTCCTTGGACGAGCTACCTCAATGGTACCACAAGGACCGTTCAGAGAGACCAGGAACCCACAGCATAGAGTCGAATTCGTACAGAAGATAGTAGACACCTTCTGGAGACGTTGGACCCGAGACGTGTTCCCGTCGTTGGTCCCTAGAAAGAAGTGGAACGCTGAAAAGCGCACTGTGAGAGTGGATGACATAGTCATCATGGAAGATTCCAACTATGTCCGTGGAAACTGGACCATCGGAAGAATCATCAATGTTTACCCAGGAAGGGATGGCAGAGTTCGAAATGTAAAAATCAAGACGGCAACCTCGGAGTATAAAAGACCTATCACAAAGATTGTGATCATATACCCCGCCGAAGGATACGAGGACTGA